Proteins from a single region of Candidatus Methylomirabilota bacterium:
- a CDS encoding 4Fe-4S dicluster-binding protein, producing the protein MAHFTCEVVYRGIFQKNLAARICRGIVLSARKAGRWGIAFGRYGDSPQRNGIPAKDFAIVADTQEELEQNMARYEPKEVDVTICVDDTLSKGVESWAWYGLQPINRLTVPNGTVLMTSLQSPADLLKDIHKKEAPYNLALIPAKASFSGLWVYKEDHTEARILGALAKIQPGFLSLDAVCAAIQEAEWGSELKAASARKAFERLESRPVKITEGNAETPFSFEKPKWWEMREGVSIPAIPIGKPMEGGKGYVPERNPYFKKFTTRTMRPVIDFDKCVKCTLCWLQCPDSCFDVTPDGLYDANMESCCGCGVCEAVCPAKDCVTMVREDAFEDNASQWEMWRRDKPAYMTWMGDKIASKQHVVRSHGFRFRGQYEEEIKQSLDQGGTEITAGIPGENAVGKQR; encoded by the coding sequence ATGGCCCACTTCACCTGCGAGGTCGTCTATCGCGGTATCTTCCAGAAGAACCTCGCCGCCCGCATCTGCCGCGGCATCGTGCTCTCGGCGCGCAAGGCCGGCCGGTGGGGCATCGCCTTCGGCCGCTACGGTGACAGCCCCCAGCGCAATGGCATCCCCGCCAAGGATTTCGCCATCGTGGCGGACACACAGGAAGAGCTCGAGCAGAACATGGCCCGCTACGAGCCCAAGGAGGTCGATGTCACCATCTGCGTGGACGACACGCTGTCCAAGGGCGTCGAGTCCTGGGCGTGGTACGGGCTCCAGCCGATCAACCGGCTGACCGTCCCCAATGGCACGGTCCTCATGACCTCGCTCCAGAGCCCCGCGGATCTGCTCAAGGACATCCACAAGAAGGAAGCCCCCTACAACCTGGCCCTGATCCCTGCCAAGGCCTCCTTCTCCGGGCTCTGGGTCTACAAAGAGGACCACACTGAGGCGCGGATCCTTGGCGCCCTCGCCAAGATCCAGCCCGGGTTCCTGTCCCTGGACGCCGTCTGCGCGGCCATCCAAGAGGCCGAGTGGGGCTCCGAGCTCAAGGCGGCCTCGGCGCGCAAGGCCTTCGAGCGACTCGAGAGCCGCCCAGTCAAGATCACCGAGGGCAATGCCGAGACGCCGTTCTCCTTCGAGAAGCCGAAGTGGTGGGAGATGCGCGAGGGCGTCAGCATCCCCGCCATCCCTATCGGCAAGCCCATGGAAGGCGGCAAGGGCTATGTCCCCGAGCGCAATCCGTACTTCAAGAAGTTCACCACGCGCACGATGCGCCCGGTCATCGACTTCGACAAGTGCGTGAAGTGCACGCTCTGCTGGCTCCAGTGCCCGGACTCGTGCTTCGACGTGACCCCAGACGGGCTCTACGACGCCAACATGGAGTCCTGCTGCGGCTGCGGGGTCTGCGAGGCCGTCTGCCCGGCCAAGGACTGCGTCACCATGGTTCGGGAGGACGCGTTCGAGGACAATGCCAGCCAGTGGGAGATGTGGCGGCGCGACAAGCCAGCCTACATGACCTGGATGGGAGACAAGATCGCCTCCAAGCAGCACGTGGTGCGCTCGCACGGCTTCCGCTTCCGCGGGCAGTATGAGGAGGAGATCAAGCAGTCTCTGGACCAGGGCGGCACCGAGATCACGGCAGGCATCCCCGGCGAGAACGCCGTGGGCAAGCAACGCTAG